In Acidobacteriota bacterium, the sequence TGCGCAACCGTCGCCACAATCAGACCAGCAACAAATATTGCATTTCTCCATTCAGCGCTCATCACCTTACCAGCCTCCGTGCCATCAACTAATTTCATTCTAGCAAGACGATAGCCTGCGGAAAAGCCGCCTGCCCCTAAGGTAGGAATTCGTCGTACAATGTCGTTGCCCATTTTAATTACACTTAATTTTGTATGGGAGCCCATCCGAAGATGCCCCGATTGCCACTGACACTCGCCTGCTGGGACTATGACCGCACCCGCGCACTGCTGGAAGACCGTCTCGCCGTGGATGGCGTCGCGCTGACGGGCCTCAACCTGGTGGTGGAGGAGACTTTCTTCCGCATGCTGCGGCACCACGAATTCGATGTCTCGGAGATGTCGCTGTCTTCCTACACCATGACGCTGCACTCGGAAGACCGGCCATTCATCGCCATCCCCGTCTTCCCTTCCCGCTTCTTCCGGCACTCCTGTATTTATGTAAATGCGAACAGCGGCATCCGCGAACCGAAAGATTTAATCGGCAAGCGCGTCGGCGTGCCGGAATATCAGATGACCGCCGCGGTGTGGATTCGCGGCATCCTGAACGAGCACTACGGAGTACCGCTCGCCGGCGTGTCTTACTGCAGCGGCGGCGAGGAGCAGCCGGGGCGTCTCGAGAAATCTCCCATCACGCTGCCGCCGGATATCAAGCTGCAACCGATTCCCCATGACCGCACGCTCGCTCAGATGATTGCCACCGGGGAGATTGACGCGCTTTACACCGCCCGCATGCCTTCCACATTTTCCACAAATGCCGCCAGCCCAGTGCGGCGACTGTTCGCCAACTATGATCAGGTCGAGCGCGAATACTATCAGAAGACCAAAATATTCCCGACCATGCATACCATCGTCATCCGCCGCGATGTCTATGAAAAGCATCCGTGGATAGCACAATCGCTCTACAAGGCATTCACCCTCGCCAAGCGCGAGGCGCAACGCGACCTCACCGAGACCACCGCGTTGAAGGTCATGCTGCCCTGGCTCACCC encodes:
- a CDS encoding ABC transporter substrate-binding protein — protein: MPRLPLTLACWDYDRTRALLEDRLAVDGVALTGLNLVVEETFFRMLRHHEFDVSEMSLSSYTMTLHSEDRPFIAIPVFPSRFFRHSCIYVNANSGIREPKDLIGKRVGVPEYQMTAAVWIRGILNEHYGVPLAGVSYCSGGEEQPGRLEKSPITLPPDIKLQPIPHDRTLAQMIATGEIDALYTARMPSTFSTNAASPVRRLFANYDQVEREYYQKTKIFPTMHTIVIRRDVYEKHPWIAQSLYKAFTLAKREAQRDLTETTALKVMLPWLTRHLEDTQQLMGEDFWPYGLDANRVVLETFLRYHFEQGLSKRLLKPEELFAPESLESFRI